One window from the genome of Mumia sp. ZJ1417 encodes:
- a CDS encoding DUF2804 family protein, which translates to MITTWGEALDPDRVLPEYPRPQLVRDSYVNLNGRWEHAFTPAGVTEAPVRWDGEIVVPFSPEAPLSGVNRMLTPDEALWYRRTVRLPDGFVRDRVLLHFGAVDQDCEVWVDGTRVGKHRGGYLPFTLDVTDALTGDEHALVVRVRDVTDTSWRSRGKQKLERGGIWYTPQSGIWQTVWLESVPRQWVAQLVLTPSLETGEVEVCVLPGGDGDRTAEVAVSADGHEVVRTSVEVGVPTRLPLGDDLRRWSPEDPFLYDVEVRLGDDHVTSYVGMRSFGIGPDAHGRTRLLLNGAPYLHAGLLDQGYWPDGLYTAPSDEALVHDIRTAKELGFTMLRKHIKIEPMRWYHHCDRLGMLVWQDMVNGGRRYNPAVITTPVALPVTLADSHHALFGRQDEEGRTEFLDELDATVALLRSAPSVAAWVPFNEGWGQFDAMAAAARVRELDPTRPVDHVSGWYDQGGGDMASRHVYFRPYRLSRRDAEDPRAAVLSEYGGYSYRVTGHVWNDKEFGYRKYAERASFERAYLRLQHAQVGPAVEKGLAAFVYTQLADVEDETNGLMTYDRRVLKVDTEAVRASNQRLRQRHDHAAGGAALPVAVHEREITAPVSLTLPDGRLNPDAIGWTRTPLVTTDGVGRGRVGRGRNKRWEYWAVTTPTHIVALVVSDIDYAAVHGLWLLDRTSGETISYDAIGVLGGSATLPGTLGAGPARTSTKNLQIALDEVDGGTRLRARTERVEIDVVAHRPVGHECLGVVVPWTDRLFQYTVKDVARPATGTLRVDGVAVSVPEGESWATLDHGRGRWPYAVHWNWGAGSGRTDGRVLGLQVGGRWTDGTGSVENALVVDGHLSKISEELVWAYDTDDWMAPWRITGDTVDLTFTPFHLKASVTDLKVFSSRSHQCFGHWSGHVRDDTGAWVRVEDLVGWAEDVRNRW; encoded by the coding sequence GTGATCACGACCTGGGGCGAGGCCCTCGATCCCGACCGCGTCTTGCCCGAGTACCCCCGTCCCCAGCTCGTCCGCGACTCGTACGTGAACCTCAACGGACGGTGGGAGCACGCGTTCACCCCGGCCGGCGTGACCGAGGCGCCCGTACGGTGGGACGGCGAGATCGTCGTGCCGTTCTCTCCCGAGGCGCCGCTGTCGGGCGTGAACCGGATGCTCACGCCGGACGAGGCGCTCTGGTACCGCCGGACGGTCCGGCTCCCCGACGGCTTCGTCCGTGACCGGGTGCTGCTGCACTTCGGCGCGGTCGACCAGGACTGCGAGGTCTGGGTCGACGGCACGCGGGTCGGCAAGCACCGCGGCGGCTATCTCCCGTTCACGCTGGACGTGACCGATGCCCTCACCGGCGACGAGCATGCGCTCGTCGTCCGCGTCCGCGACGTCACCGACACGTCGTGGCGCAGCCGCGGCAAGCAGAAGCTCGAGCGCGGCGGCATCTGGTACACCCCGCAGTCGGGGATCTGGCAGACCGTCTGGCTCGAGTCGGTCCCCCGCCAGTGGGTCGCCCAGCTCGTCCTCACGCCGTCCCTCGAGACCGGTGAGGTCGAGGTCTGCGTGCTGCCCGGCGGCGACGGCGACCGTACGGCGGAGGTGGCCGTGAGCGCGGACGGCCACGAGGTCGTCCGCACGAGCGTCGAGGTCGGCGTCCCGACGCGCCTGCCGCTCGGCGACGACCTCCGCCGGTGGTCGCCCGAGGACCCGTTCCTGTACGACGTCGAGGTGCGGCTCGGCGACGACCACGTCACCAGCTATGTCGGCATGCGCTCGTTCGGGATCGGGCCCGACGCGCACGGCCGTACGCGCCTGCTGCTCAACGGCGCGCCGTACCTGCACGCCGGGCTGCTCGACCAGGGCTACTGGCCCGACGGCCTCTACACCGCGCCGTCGGACGAGGCGCTGGTCCACGACATCCGTACGGCCAAGGAGCTCGGCTTCACGATGCTGCGCAAGCACATCAAGATCGAGCCGATGCGCTGGTACCACCACTGCGACCGCCTCGGGATGCTCGTCTGGCAGGACATGGTCAACGGTGGGCGCCGCTACAACCCGGCCGTCATCACGACGCCCGTGGCCCTGCCGGTGACGCTCGCCGACTCCCACCACGCGCTGTTCGGACGACAGGACGAGGAGGGGCGCACCGAGTTCCTCGACGAGCTCGACGCCACTGTGGCGCTGCTGCGCTCGGCGCCGAGTGTCGCCGCCTGGGTGCCGTTCAACGAGGGATGGGGGCAGTTCGACGCGATGGCCGCCGCCGCACGGGTGAGGGAGCTCGACCCGACGAGGCCCGTCGACCACGTGAGCGGCTGGTACGACCAGGGCGGCGGCGACATGGCGAGCCGGCACGTCTACTTCCGGCCGTACCGGCTCTCGCGCCGCGACGCCGAGGACCCGCGCGCGGCGGTGCTGTCGGAGTACGGCGGCTACTCCTACCGCGTGACCGGGCACGTGTGGAACGACAAGGAGTTCGGCTATCGCAAGTACGCCGAGCGGGCGTCGTTCGAGCGCGCGTACCTGCGCCTGCAGCACGCCCAGGTCGGACCGGCGGTCGAGAAGGGCCTGGCGGCGTTCGTCTACACCCAGCTGGCCGACGTCGAGGACGAGACCAACGGCCTCATGACGTACGACCGCCGCGTGCTCAAGGTGGACACCGAGGCGGTCCGCGCCTCGAACCAGCGGCTGCGCCAGCGCCACGACCACGCGGCCGGCGGAGCCGCGCTCCCTGTCGCCGTGCACGAGCGCGAGATCACGGCGCCGGTGTCGCTGACCCTGCCCGACGGACGGCTCAACCCGGACGCCATCGGATGGACGCGTACGCCGCTGGTGACCACCGACGGGGTCGGTCGAGGGCGCGTGGGCAGGGGTCGCAACAAGCGCTGGGAGTACTGGGCGGTGACGACGCCGACCCACATCGTCGCGCTCGTGGTCTCGGACATCGACTACGCGGCGGTGCACGGGCTCTGGCTGCTCGACCGGACCAGCGGCGAGACGATCTCGTACGACGCGATCGGCGTGCTCGGCGGCAGCGCCACGCTGCCCGGCACGCTCGGCGCCGGTCCGGCCCGAACGTCGACCAAGAACCTTCAGATCGCCCTCGACGAGGTCGACGGCGGGACGCGCCTGCGGGCACGTACGGAGCGCGTCGAAATCGACGTGGTCGCGCACCGGCCCGTGGGGCACGAGTGCCTCGGCGTCGTGGTGCCGTGGACGGATCGGCTCTTCCAGTACACCGTCAAGGACGTCGCGAGGCCCGCGACCGGGACGCTCCGCGTCGACGGCGTGGCGGTGTCCGTGCCCGAGGGCGAGTCTTGGGCGACGCTCGACCACGGGCGGGGCCGCTGGCCGTACGCGGTCCACTGGAACTGGGGCGCCGGCTCCGGCCGTACCGATGGTCGCGTCCTCGGCCTCCAGGTCGGCGGGAGGTGGACCGACGGCACCGGGTCGGTCGAGAACGCGCTGGTCGTCGACGGACACCTGTCGAAGATCAGCGAGGAGCTGGTCTGGGCCTACGACACGGACGACTGGATGGCACCGTGGCGGATCACGGGCGACACCGTCGACCTCACGTTCACGCCGTTCCACCTGAAGGCGTCGGTGACCGACCTCAAGGTGTTCTCGTCACGGAGCCACCAGTGCTTCGGCCACTGGTCCGGACACGTGCGCGACGACACCGGGGCGTGGGTTCGCGTCGAGGATCTCGTCGGCTGGGCGGAGGACGTCCGCAACCGTTGGTGA
- a CDS encoding MerR family transcriptional regulator has translation MDGRSPHQAVYAISVAAELAGTAAQNLRVYERVGLVTPSRTSGGTRRYSDDDVVRLRRIIALLDDGLNLVGIARVLELEDENAVLRDAAGR, from the coding sequence ATGGATGGACGCAGCCCGCATCAGGCGGTGTACGCGATCTCCGTCGCCGCCGAGCTCGCAGGGACCGCCGCCCAGAACCTCCGCGTCTACGAACGCGTCGGCCTGGTGACGCCCAGCCGGACGAGCGGAGGCACGCGGCGCTACAGCGACGACGACGTCGTCCGCCTGCGCCGGATCATCGCGCTCCTCGACGACGGCCTCAACCTCGTCGGGATCGCGAGGGTCCTCGAGCTCGAGGACGAGAACGCGGTGCTGCGCGACGCCGCAGGACGCTGA
- a CDS encoding Hsp20/alpha crystallin family protein has product MLMRTDPFRELDRLTQQVFGTAARPAGMPMDAWREGDTFVVELDLPGIEPGSIDIDVERNVLTVRADRPAREGVEELIAAERPRGVFSRQLILGDTLDTEAVQARYADGVLRVTIPVAERARPRKVEVVRDKGESRAISA; this is encoded by the coding sequence ATGCTCATGCGCACCGATCCGTTTCGTGAGCTCGACCGTCTGACCCAGCAGGTCTTCGGGACCGCTGCCCGACCGGCCGGGATGCCGATGGATGCCTGGCGTGAGGGTGACACGTTCGTGGTCGAGCTCGATCTTCCGGGCATCGAGCCCGGCTCGATCGACATCGACGTCGAGCGCAACGTCCTGACGGTCCGGGCCGACCGCCCGGCGCGTGAGGGCGTCGAGGAACTGATCGCCGCCGAGCGGCCGCGAGGCGTGTTCAGTCGTCAGCTCATCCTCGGCGACACGCTTGACACCGAGGCCGTCCAGGCACGCTACGCCGACGGCGTGCTCCGTGTGACGATCCCCGTTGCGGAGCGCGCTCGTCCGCGCAAGGTCGAGGTGGTTCGCGACAAGGGTGAGAGCCGCGCGATCAGCGCCTGA
- a CDS encoding MFS transporter translates to MHERQADRRLWTWVVVLGLTGQLAWTVENMYLNVFVYDTITDSPAALATLVALSACAATIATLLAGAASDRSGRRREFIAGGYVLWGLCTAAFGLVNVDAAASMLPMLDAVVVAVITIIVLDCVMSVLGATANDAAFNAWVTDSTNPGNRGKVDGVLATMPLLAMLVVFGALDPLTRGGHWVLFFSIIGGVTAVVGVIAWFGLREPRQPRPGGSYLSSVVHGLRPSTVRANPPLYIALVAWAILGTSTQVFLPYLIIYVQRYLDIEGYAIVLASVLIGAAVISIVGGRVLDRVGPSRAILPVAGIYLVGLLLMFPARGMLAVIGAGIVMMAGFMLGVAALSATVRNLTPTDRAGQVQGLRMIFAILIPMVVGPFLGAAVIASADETFTELGVVKQVPTPWIFLTAALVVVFLVIPARRLRTVGPLPKTLETTA, encoded by the coding sequence ATGCATGAACGTCAGGCGGACCGACGCCTCTGGACATGGGTCGTCGTCCTCGGCCTAACCGGGCAGCTGGCCTGGACGGTCGAGAACATGTACCTCAACGTGTTCGTCTACGACACGATCACCGACTCCCCCGCCGCGCTCGCGACCCTGGTCGCGCTCAGCGCGTGCGCCGCGACAATCGCTACCCTCCTCGCCGGGGCCGCGTCCGACCGCAGCGGCCGGCGGCGCGAGTTCATCGCGGGCGGCTACGTGCTGTGGGGCCTGTGCACCGCCGCGTTCGGACTGGTCAACGTCGACGCCGCCGCCTCGATGCTGCCGATGCTCGACGCGGTCGTGGTCGCCGTCATCACGATCATCGTGCTCGACTGCGTGATGAGCGTCCTCGGCGCGACCGCCAACGACGCCGCGTTCAACGCGTGGGTCACCGACTCCACCAACCCCGGCAACCGCGGCAAGGTCGACGGCGTGCTCGCCACCATGCCGCTGCTCGCGATGCTGGTGGTCTTCGGCGCGCTCGACCCGCTGACCCGGGGCGGCCACTGGGTCCTCTTCTTCTCGATCATCGGCGGCGTCACCGCGGTGGTCGGCGTGATCGCCTGGTTCGGGCTGCGCGAGCCCCGTCAGCCGCGCCCCGGAGGCAGCTATCTGTCATCGGTCGTCCACGGCCTGCGCCCGAGCACCGTGCGCGCCAACCCGCCGCTCTACATCGCCCTGGTGGCGTGGGCGATCCTCGGCACGAGCACGCAGGTCTTCCTGCCGTACCTGATCATCTACGTCCAGCGCTACCTCGACATCGAGGGCTACGCGATCGTGCTCGCCTCGGTCCTGATCGGTGCGGCCGTCATCAGCATCGTCGGCGGACGGGTGCTCGACCGTGTCGGCCCGTCGCGGGCGATCCTGCCCGTTGCCGGGATCTATCTCGTCGGCCTGCTCCTGATGTTCCCCGCCCGCGGCATGCTCGCGGTCATCGGCGCCGGGATCGTGATGATGGCAGGCTTCATGCTCGGCGTTGCCGCTCTCTCCGCGACCGTCCGCAACCTCACCCCGACCGACCGGGCCGGACAGGTCCAGGGTCTCCGGATGATCTTCGCGATCCTCATCCCCATGGTCGTCGGCCCGTTCCTCGGCGCCGCGGTGATCGCGAGCGCGGACGAGACCTTCACCGAGCTCGGCGTCGTCAAGCAGGTGCCGACGCCGTGGATCTTCCTCACCGCCGCGCTCGTCGTGGTGTTCCTCGTCATCCCCGCCCGCCGGCTGCGGACGGTCGGGCCCCTCCCGAAGACCCTGGAGACGACCGCGTGA